AACTCAACGTTGGCGACATCACGAACAAAAATGGGAGTACCGTGCCTCGTAGTGATGCGAACATTGCGAACGTCGTCGAGGCTTGAAATCAGTCCTTCTCCACGAATGACACGTTGCTCACCGGCTCTTACGATGTATCCTCCGCCCTCGTTGGCGTTGTTTTCCTCTAACGCTTCAAATACGTCTCTGAGACTTAGACCGAGAGCGGTCAGCCTCTCAGGGTCAACCTGCACCTCGTAAGTTTTTAACTCACCGCCAAACTGGTTGATCTCAACCACGCCGGCAATGGGGCGCAGTTGGAACGTCACAAACCAATCGAGCAGAGTCCGCAACTCCATGAGAGTGTAGCACTGGTCCGTGTCCGGCCCTTCTGGGGCACACATGGGCTCTCCACGGACCTCAAACTGGTAGATTTCACCTAATCCCGTGGAAATCGGTCCCATTTCTGGGGATCCATATCCGTCGGGAATGGACTCACGTGCCTCGGTGAGTCGTTCTGAAACCAGTTGTCGCGCGAAATAGGTGTCTGTCCCTTCTTCAAAAACCACCGTCACGGCCGAGAGTCCGAATCTGGAGAGACTACGAACCTCCTCGACCTTCGGGAGTCCACTCATCACCGTTTCAACCGGCATGGTGACGTATTGCTCGACCTCGACCGGACCAAGTGAGGGTGCGTTGGTGAGAATTTGGACTTGGACGTTGGTTACGTCGGGCACCGCGTCGATCGGCAAATGTTGTGCGGCGCGAACACCGATAGCCCCGATCAAGAGCACAACAAAGATCACGAGGAAGCGATTTCGCAAACAGAATAAAACGAAACTATTCATCATGACCCTTCAATGTGCGTGACCGTGGCCGAGTTGACCACGAATCATTTCAGACTTGAGTAGGAACGCCCCTTCGACCACCACCTTGGAGTCGGCACTGAGGCCGTCGATCACTTCTACGAAGTCTTTACTCTCCGCTCCGAGCGAGACGGGCTGAGCCTTGAATGTTCCAGATTCATCTTCGGAAACGAACACAACCTTCTTGTCGTCGAGAGTCTGAATCGCCACAAGTGGCACCAAAAGCGTGGTGCCTTGTGTCCCTGTTTCAGACAAAGACAAACTACCAAAGAAGCCTGGACGAAGAAGACCATCGGGATTATCGACTTCAACCCGAATTGGAAGTGAGCGCGTCGATTCTTCCAAAACAGAGCCCACGTAGTCCACTTTTCCAGTCCATGTACGCCCCGGAAAGGCACCGAGACTCAGAGTCGCCGGCATTCCAACGCTTACCCCAGAGACTGTTCGCTCTGGTACCTGACCCACAATCCATAGTGTTGAGAGGTCCGCCACAATGAAGAGGGTGTCGCTCGACGTTGCACTTTCTCCGCGCGTTGCGTGTCGAGCAATAATGGTTCCATCGATGGGTGACACGATTGTCATATCTGGACCGTTTCCACCGTTCAAACCGAAGACAAGGAGCCTTGACCTCGCGGCCTCGAGCTCAGCATTTGCTTGGTCAAAAGCGAGTTCGGACTCGAGCAGGCTACGCTCAGAACTGATCCCTTCCTTTCGAAGTTGCCTTTGGCGCTGCTGATTTCGCTCGGCCACGTCCTTCATGGCTCTGGCACGCCTTAGTTCTGCGCGCGCTTCACCAAGCTCCACGCTTCTGAGCTCGACAAGCTTATCACCGGCCTTCACAACGTCGCCTTTCTGGACGTCCACACTCAGCACCTTGCTCGCCACCAGCGGACTGATGTGAGCGACACGGTCCGGGTTAAGCTCCACCTCTGCCGAGATTTCAAGACGCTGTGAGAGAGTACCTTGTTGTGGCGTCTGCAGACGAATTTCGGCGCGTTTCATAGCCTCACTGGTCAAACGCAGTGCATCTTCACGGATTTCACCGTCACCCTCGTCGTGCGCATGCCCGTCACCCTCGTGCGCATGCCCGTCACCCTCGTCGTGCTTGTGTTCCTCCTCGGCTTGTTCCTCCTCCTTTGAGTGTCCCTTTCCGGAGTCACAACTCTGAAGCAGTACGACCAAGGTCAGCCACAATCCGATTCTCTTGCTGATATGAGTCATTTGTCCTCCGAAACTATCCAAAGTTCTTGTCCGGCTAGCCCCTCAAGTTCGGCCGCCGTTTCGTAGTAGGCTGTAAGCGCGTCCATATGTTGGTCCGACGCCTCCAAGAGGCGTTCGCGCATCTGTGAGACTTGATGGATGTCGACCTCTCCAAGGTCCCAAGAGCGTTGCAAAAGACTCAGGTTCTTTTCGATCTGTGGGATGACACCTGCTTCGTAAATCGCCACGCGTTCAACGGCTGCATTCAGCGCGCTCACCTTCTCTCGAAGCTCAGCCTTGAGCTTTAGATGGGTAGCCATCTGCTCTTGATTTGCGATTTCAAGCTCGGCAGCAGCCATCGCCCGACCTTCTTCATTCAGGTTGAAACTGGGCAGTGGAACGGAGAGGCTGAGCATCCAGATATGCGCAGGATCTTCAGGTGCTGCGGCAGCCTCTCTCGCGTAGCTGACCCCAAGAGTTGGATCCGGCCATAGAGCTCGTTCTTCGAATTCAAGCTTTGTTCTGCTCGCGTCGAGCGCTTCGTTACTTGCGCGCACCGACGGGTGATTTTCTGACATTGAGGCAATCAGTTCATCGACGGCTGGAGCCGGTCGAACCTCGGGAAGGTTTCCAGAAATCGTTGGAAGGTCGGAGCTTTCCCAGCCCATTGTGGTTGCGAGTTGCACCCGCAGCGAGTCTTCGAGTTGTCTTGCACCAACTTCAAGCTCGCGTGCCCTTGCGAGATCCGCCTCGGCAACCAGTAGTGCCAAAGGCGACTCCTCACCCACATCAATCTGTTTGCGTACAATATCGCGCACCGAAAGCGCATAGGAAACAAAACGCTCCGCTTGTTCAATTCGCTTTCGAGCGAGAAGTATATCGACATAGAGTCGATGCACTTCGACGTGTACCTTCCACTGCGACTCGGCTAGCTCAGCTTGGGATCTAGAGATGTGTCGCGCGGCGAGCTTCCGCCGAAGTGTGGCCTTACCTCCGATTTCAAACTCTTGCTGCAGACCAACTTCAAACTCGAGCCCAGTTCCACGAGGCAACGTCCGCCCTCCTGCAGAAATTGACAGCTCGGGATTCTTCTGGAGCGAGTTTTCTGCGCCTAACTTCTGAGCACGGGCAAGACCGACCTCGCCTTCGGCCCTTTTGATATAAGGTGAATTCGAGTGCGCAAAGCTCAATAGCTCAGGTAGCGATAGCGCCTCGGCGCTCGCGCTCGACACGAAAATACTATTAACGATAGTAATTACGAGCCAAATTTTAATGTAAGACAGAAGACCCAAGTGAACTCCTAGCTTTTAGAGGTGAAGAAGTTGCTCAACTGATACGTGTACGTAGTCGAGCACGCCCAGGTTATCAACATGAGGGATACACATCGCAAGGAGCGCTAAGATCAAGCAGGCCCTATAGCCCGGCCCTGAAGAAAGTCGCTCGTCGCCATGTAAGAGAAGAGCCAAACGAAGCTTGAGTGCCGAGCCAGCGCCCGTCAGTGCGACCAAAGATGGTTCAGGATTCTCGCAGCGAAATCGCGCCGCATTCAGAATTCCCTCAGCTAGAGCCAGCGGGTCGCCTCCGTGATGAACTGCCTCTCTGTCGCAAACCGCCTCTCGAGCCGTTCTCCATAGCTCGAACTCACGTCGCAGATATTTCCCAAGTGGACTAATCGCGAGAGTGAGGCGCACCAAAAAGTTTCGGAAGGTGTCCCGGCTCTTGATGTGAGCGTGCTCATGAAGAAGGGCAGCACGAAGCATCGCATCGTCAGCATGGCACACAAAACACGCATCGATCACGACTCGTGGTTTAAGAAACCCATAGGTATAGACTGGTTCTGGTGAGTGATGCACCACATCTACTTTCAAAGTTCTCAAACGCTCGTCTGCAGAGATTATGCTCTGGACTCTACGAAGAGCAAGGTCACCAGGATCCAGAACTTCGTAGTTTGGCCGTGGCATTTCCCTCCAAAGCCTGTACCCGACCAGTCCAACTATGCCCGCAACGAGAAACCCAACTAGCAACATTGAATCCGTGCACCCTTCGATGCCGTGATCAACCAAACACAAATCGACAAATTCTCGGGGTTCAATTTGATGAATCGCAGAAGATACCAACCAAGTAAGCGGTATCAAGGTTGGCGCCACGAGCCAAGCAAAGGTCGTTTCAGAGCCAAAGCCAGTTAGCGACCCTTTTTGGCGCTTGTTTTTCAGTACGGCCAGACT
This Microvenator marinus DNA region includes the following protein-coding sequences:
- a CDS encoding M56 family metallopeptidase, whose translation is MGELLFPIAAIFLTLLIVVVSSALSLAVLKNKRQKGSLTGFGSETTFAWLVAPTLIPLTWLVSSAIHQIEPREFVDLCLVDHGIEGCTDSMLLVGFLVAGIVGLVGYRLWREMPRPNYEVLDPGDLALRRVQSIISADERLRTLKVDVVHHSPEPVYTYGFLKPRVVIDACFVCHADDAMLRAALLHEHAHIKSRDTFRNFLVRLTLAISPLGKYLRREFELWRTAREAVCDREAVHHGGDPLALAEGILNAARFRCENPEPSLVALTGAGSALKLRLALLLHGDERLSSGPGYRACLILALLAMCIPHVDNLGVLDYVHVSVEQLLHL
- a CDS encoding TolC family protein; translated protein: MGLLSYIKIWLVITIVNSIFVSSASAEALSLPELLSFAHSNSPYIKRAEGEVGLARAQKLGAENSLQKNPELSISAGGRTLPRGTGLEFEVGLQQEFEIGGKATLRRKLAARHISRSQAELAESQWKVHVEVHRLYVDILLARKRIEQAERFVSYALSVRDIVRKQIDVGEESPLALLVAEADLARARELEVGARQLEDSLRVQLATTMGWESSDLPTISGNLPEVRPAPAVDELIASMSENHPSVRASNEALDASRTKLEFEERALWPDPTLGVSYAREAAAAPEDPAHIWMLSLSVPLPSFNLNEEGRAMAAAELEIANQEQMATHLKLKAELREKVSALNAAVERVAIYEAGVIPQIEKNLSLLQRSWDLGEVDIHQVSQMRERLLEASDQHMDALTAYYETAAELEGLAGQELWIVSEDK
- a CDS encoding efflux RND transporter periplasmic adaptor subunit, which gives rise to MTHISKRIGLWLTLVVLLQSCDSGKGHSKEEEQAEEEHKHDEGDGHAHEGDGHAHDEGDGEIREDALRLTSEAMKRAEIRLQTPQQGTLSQRLEISAEVELNPDRVAHISPLVASKVLSVDVQKGDVVKAGDKLVELRSVELGEARAELRRARAMKDVAERNQQRQRQLRKEGISSERSLLESELAFDQANAELEAARSRLLVFGLNGGNGPDMTIVSPIDGTIIARHATRGESATSSDTLFIVADLSTLWIVGQVPERTVSGVSVGMPATLSLGAFPGRTWTGKVDYVGSVLEESTRSLPIRVEVDNPDGLLRPGFFGSLSLSETGTQGTTLLVPLVAIQTLDDKKVVFVSEDESGTFKAQPVSLGAESKDFVEVIDGLSADSKVVVEGAFLLKSEMIRGQLGHGHAH